A genomic window from Melopsittacus undulatus isolate bMelUnd1 chromosome 7, bMelUnd1.mat.Z, whole genome shotgun sequence includes:
- the HPGD gene encoding 15-hydroxyprostaglandin dehydrogenase [NAD(+)] isoform X3, which yields MRKGNGGDGGVIINISSLAGLMPAAFQPVYCATKHGVIGFTRSIALAANMENYGVRLNTICPGFVNTPILQSIDKEENMGQYYSYKDEIKNMMRFYGVMDPSRIAEGLITIIEDDTLNGEVMKITASQGIHFQQYSQTPFTSKR from the exons atgagaaaaggaaatggaggtgatggaggagtAATTATTAATATCTCATCTTTGGCAG gacttATGCCTGCTGCATTTCAGCCTGTGTATTGTGCTACAAAGCATGGTGTAATTGGATTCACACGGTCAATAGCA ttaGCTGCTAATATGGAAAACTATGGTGTAAGACTCAACACAATTTGTCCAGGATTCGTCAACACACCAATTCTCCAATCAATAGATAAAGAAGAGAATATGGGACAATATTATTCATATAAGGATGAGATAAAAAATATGATGCGATTCTATGGCGTGATGGA cccaTCAAGAATAGCTGAGGGACTGATAACAATTATTGAAGATGATACTCTAAATGGAGAAGTTATGAAGATTACAGCATCCCAAGGGATTCATTTTCAACAATACAGCCAAACACCTTTTACATCAAAGAGATAA